The Muricauda sp. SCSIO 65647 genome includes a region encoding these proteins:
- a CDS encoding nuclear transport factor 2 family protein, with the protein MQKILCFFIGAFFALSVYGQADTEVFLFDLDMKNGLPLLSNPRNVSNNIGYDNQPSFLHDDTILFSSTRAGQTDIRKIDIEEGSISSWITDTPTGSEYSPLKIPGRETISAIRLDLDGLQRLYEYDLKTGSSTALLDLKVGYHVWYNDHIIVSSVLTDGRMDLVVSNLKDGSNHTYQKNVGRSLHKIPNSDLVSYISKANDSWQIMSLNPVSGATKVITNTFNKAEDMCWLKDGTILMGAGKTIVRFDPKTDVQWQRLMYFPQEEINNITRIATNGSSNRLAFVADVSPRHIVQKQLNAYNARDIDGFMDTYSDNVKLYNFPNELFLEGKEKMRQRYARFFENTPDLHCEIKNRIVTGNKVIDEEYITANGTNFGAVAIYEVIDGKIAKVTFLR; encoded by the coding sequence ATGCAAAAGATCCTTTGTTTTTTTATAGGGGCATTTTTCGCCCTTTCCGTATATGGGCAAGCCGATACCGAGGTATTTCTTTTTGATCTGGATATGAAAAACGGACTGCCGTTATTATCAAATCCTAGAAATGTGTCGAACAATATAGGCTACGACAATCAACCTTCATTTTTGCATGATGATACCATACTTTTTTCATCGACAAGGGCCGGTCAAACAGACATTCGCAAAATCGATATTGAAGAAGGTAGTATTTCTTCATGGATAACCGACACGCCCACAGGCAGTGAATATTCTCCCCTAAAGATTCCGGGCAGAGAAACTATTTCTGCCATTCGCTTAGATTTGGATGGATTACAGCGATTGTATGAATATGACCTTAAAACGGGCAGCTCAACGGCACTGCTCGATTTAAAAGTAGGCTATCATGTTTGGTACAATGACCATATAATCGTCTCTTCGGTGCTCACCGATGGCCGAATGGATCTAGTGGTCAGTAACCTAAAAGATGGTTCGAACCATACGTATCAGAAGAACGTGGGGCGGTCACTGCATAAGATTCCCAACTCCGATTTGGTCAGTTATATCAGCAAAGCGAACGATTCATGGCAGATTATGTCGCTAAATCCGGTTTCGGGGGCCACAAAAGTAATTACGAACACTTTCAACAAGGCAGAAGATATGTGTTGGCTGAAAGACGGTACCATTCTTATGGGTGCGGGCAAAACAATCGTAAGGTTCGATCCAAAAACCGATGTGCAATGGCAACGGCTTATGTATTTTCCTCAGGAAGAGATCAATAACATCACCCGAATAGCCACCAATGGCAGCTCTAACCGATTGGCCTTTGTGGCCGACGTCTCACCACGTCATATCGTACAAAAACAATTGAATGCCTACAATGCACGTGACATAGACGGCTTTATGGATACGTACTCCGATAATGTAAAACTATACAACTTTCCCAATGAGCTATTTTTGGAAGGCAAGGAAAAAATGAGGCAGCGCTATGCCCGTTTCTTCGAAAATACCCCCGACCTTCATTGTGAGATCAAAAACCGTATCGTGACGGGCAACAAGGTGATCGACGAAGAGTATATTACTGCAAATGGCACAAATTTTGGCGCTGTCGCCATTTACGAGGTCATAGATGGCAAGATTGCCAAAGTCACTTTTTTGCGGTAA
- a CDS encoding M1 family metallopeptidase, giving the protein MTRKFFTIILLLAGTVCFAQDDLEYTRDEYLRGSITAEREWWDLNYYHLDIEVKPDEKFISGSNTIRYQVLEENKVMQIDLQPPLKIEKIIQEGKTLSYKKAGTNAYHVLLEGPQKKGSFNEIVVHYSGKPREALNAPWDGGFSWKKDNNANHFVATSCQGLGASVWWPNKDHMYDEVDSMAISVTVPKNLMNVSNGRLRKVEENGDTKTYHWFVDSPINNYGVNVNIGDYVHFGEKYQGEKGELDFDYYVLRDNLEKAKEQFKQAPMMMEAFEHWFGPYPFYEDGFKLVEVPYLGMEHQSSVTYGNGYQNGYRGTDLSGTGWGLKFDFIIIHEAGHEWFANSITYKDIADMWVHEGFTAYSENLYLDYHFGKEAAADYVIGTRKNIRNDQPIIGRYNLNRRGSGDMYYKGANILHTLRQLIEDDEKWRKILRKMNEVFYHQTVTTQQIEHFLSKETEKDLSAFFNQYLRSTMIPVLEYRIKGKALEYRYSDVVEGFDMPVKVKIHDRQVWLFPKTEWQLYQDAVSPQSEIVIDRNFYIKTKGL; this is encoded by the coding sequence ATGACAAGAAAGTTTTTTACCATCATACTATTATTGGCAGGTACGGTTTGTTTCGCACAAGATGATTTGGAATATACACGGGATGAATACTTGCGTGGGAGCATTACGGCAGAACGCGAGTGGTGGGATTTGAATTACTACCATCTCGACATTGAGGTAAAACCAGATGAAAAATTCATCTCAGGAAGCAATACGATACGCTACCAGGTACTCGAAGAGAACAAAGTGATGCAAATCGATTTGCAGCCACCCCTTAAAATCGAAAAGATTATACAAGAAGGCAAAACACTTTCTTATAAAAAAGCAGGTACCAACGCGTATCACGTACTTCTTGAAGGCCCTCAGAAAAAAGGATCGTTCAACGAAATTGTCGTTCATTATTCCGGCAAGCCACGAGAAGCGCTCAATGCCCCTTGGGATGGTGGGTTTTCTTGGAAAAAAGACAACAACGCCAACCATTTTGTGGCCACATCTTGCCAAGGGCTCGGTGCCAGTGTCTGGTGGCCCAACAAAGACCACATGTACGATGAGGTCGACAGCATGGCCATCAGTGTGACCGTACCCAAAAACTTGATGAATGTTTCAAACGGCAGGCTTAGAAAGGTAGAGGAGAATGGTGATACCAAGACCTATCATTGGTTTGTCGACAGCCCCATCAACAACTATGGGGTCAATGTCAATATCGGTGACTATGTTCATTTTGGAGAAAAATACCAAGGCGAGAAAGGCGAACTCGATTTCGATTATTATGTGTTGCGCGACAACCTTGAAAAAGCCAAAGAACAGTTCAAACAAGCCCCTATGATGATGGAAGCTTTTGAACACTGGTTCGGCCCCTACCCCTTCTACGAAGACGGTTTTAAATTGGTAGAGGTACCCTATTTGGGTATGGAGCACCAAAGCTCGGTCACTTATGGCAATGGATACCAGAATGGTTATCGTGGAACGGATTTATCAGGCACCGGTTGGGGACTGAAATTCGATTTTATCATCATACACGAAGCCGGCCATGAATGGTTCGCCAATAGTATCACCTACAAAGACATTGCCGATATGTGGGTGCATGAAGGTTTTACCGCCTATTCAGAAAACCTGTATCTCGATTATCACTTTGGCAAGGAAGCAGCTGCCGATTATGTCATCGGAACGAGAAAAAATATACGAAACGACCAGCCCATCATCGGCAGGTACAATTTGAACAGAAGGGGTTCGGGCGATATGTACTACAAAGGGGCCAACATCTTGCATACGCTCAGACAATTGATAGAAGATGACGAAAAATGGCGAAAAATATTGAGAAAGATGAACGAGGTATTCTATCACCAAACCGTCACCACCCAACAAATAGAGCATTTTTTGAGCAAGGAAACAGAAAAAGACCTGTCGGCTTTTTTTAATCAATATTTAAGAAGTACAATGATTCCTGTATTAGAGTACCGAATAAAGGGAAAAGCTCTTGAATATAGATATTCTGATGTGGTTGAAGGATTTGATATGCCGGTCAAAGTTAAAATTCATGATAGACAGGTATGGCTTTTCCCGAAAACAGAATGGCAACTTTACCAAGATGCCGTCTCGCCACAATCAGAAATTGTAATTGACCGCAATTTTTATATCAAAACAAAAGGACTATAA
- a CDS encoding GNAT family N-acetyltransferase: MSLDLQPILENELVKIRPLAVPDFDKLYEVAIDPLIWEQHQCKDRWKKDVFQEFFAEAIDSKGALIITDKHTGSIIGSSRYKLCDKDQTTIEIGWTFLSRNYWGGTYNHSIKMLMMAHAFTYFDNVLFYIDKDNLRSQKATEKLGGQKIYQSDENGHLCHDDENALTYCLNKTSFLNGQV, translated from the coding sequence GTGTCGCTCGACCTTCAACCCATTTTAGAAAATGAATTGGTCAAGATCAGGCCTTTGGCCGTCCCAGATTTCGATAAACTTTATGAAGTGGCCATTGACCCCTTGATCTGGGAACAGCACCAATGCAAAGACCGCTGGAAAAAGGACGTATTTCAAGAATTCTTTGCAGAAGCAATAGATTCTAAAGGCGCCTTGATCATTACTGACAAGCATACGGGAAGTATAATCGGTAGTTCGCGTTATAAATTGTGTGACAAAGATCAAACGACCATAGAAATAGGGTGGACATTTTTATCACGCAATTACTGGGGCGGCACATATAACCATTCAATCAAAATGTTGATGATGGCCCACGCTTTCACCTATTTTGACAACGTGCTGTTTTATATCGACAAAGACAACCTTCGCTCACAAAAAGCCACTGAGAAATTAGGGGGCCAAAAGATATATCAAAGTGATGAAAATGGGCATCTTTGCCATGATGACGAGAATGCGCTTACCTATTGCCTCAATAAAACCAGCTTTCTGAATGGGCAAGTCTAA
- a CDS encoding ThuA domain-containing protein, producing the protein MKKVICLLPVLFVFLATSCEKKRAGNPKVLIFSKTMGFEHASIPQGIAALQELGAENNFEVDTTKNAGAFTDETLKQYSAIIFLSTTGNVLDNKQEAAFERYIQAGGGFVGIHAATDTEYDWGWYNKLVGGQFLSHPAGTPEADFIIKNRNFIATAFFTDTIWRRTDELYNFKKLNPDVNVLMTVDESTYEGGENGDYHPMSWYHDYDGGRAFYTAGGHTDESFSEELFLKHLLGGIQYAIGENLELDYDKATTQIPPDADRFSKEVLVQGEFFEPIEMAVLPNNDVLIAQRRGEILLYSDKTKELAQVAYLDVYHKALNAPGVNVEEGLMGLQKDPDYANNHWIYAYYAPTGDQWVNRLSRFKFRDGEFDLDSEQVILEVESQREICCHTAGSIAFGGDGLLYVSTGDNSTPFDEPNAQYVNKGYAPLNDLPGKEQYDARRSSGNTNDLRGKILRIKVNEDGSYDIPKGNLFPVGTENARPEIYTMGHRNPYRISVDPKNGYLYWGDVGPDAQEDNPDRGPRGYDEVGQARAAGNFGWPLFVGDNRAYVDYDYATGESGDAFDTAKPINDSRNNTGLQELPPAQPAMVYYPYAPTQDFPQVGTGGRNAMAGPVYYSDLYASGGLPDYYDGKPLIYEWIRGWMMAVTLFDDGTFNKMEPFAPEVRVQNLIDMEMSDDGRVYLLEYGSGWFTPNEDSGLSYIVYNGGNRPPLIDSFSVDKTSGKLPLEVVATIEAHDREGDEISYVWNFGNGETYETNENKVRHTYSEPGEYKITVEVKDGKGGSLSSDQLRVTAGNSRPLVSIDLKGGNSSFFMAGVPVEYEVSVADPDRSEDIDFDNIFVSVDYLEGMDQVNMSLGHQQVSAAVMGRALTQSMDCKTCHKEREASVGPNYFDVATKYKDREDALAYLQKKITEGGSGVWGEVMMPAHPTITQDESRQIALYIKSLAGDVSDEKSMPPSGRFVPNPTEGTNVMVLTASYTDKGVGNAPPLTGVASAYLQSSTITFSKDTKNEGFTHVKFGGMDLLTIPENEGWFALDDIDLTGVKNVELTVRWQAPPTVGLQFEVRKDAVDGQLLGVGTMPAPLPGQPSGSLAVQLNKTLNEKVEALYFVHKPIEGQDRGGVPIALMNVHFN; encoded by the coding sequence ATGAAAAAAGTCATCTGCCTATTACCTGTTCTGTTCGTATTTCTGGCGACCAGTTGCGAAAAAAAACGCGCTGGAAATCCGAAAGTATTGATTTTCTCAAAGACCATGGGATTTGAGCATGCCTCGATTCCCCAGGGTATCGCCGCCTTACAAGAATTGGGCGCTGAAAATAATTTTGAGGTCGATACGACCAAAAATGCGGGGGCATTCACAGATGAGACCCTAAAACAATATTCGGCGATCATTTTTCTGAGTACCACGGGCAATGTATTGGATAACAAGCAAGAAGCTGCCTTTGAACGCTACATTCAGGCGGGTGGTGGGTTTGTGGGCATACATGCGGCCACTGACACCGAATACGACTGGGGGTGGTACAACAAATTGGTCGGGGGTCAATTTTTGAGCCATCCGGCCGGCACGCCTGAGGCTGACTTTATCATAAAAAATAGAAACTTCATTGCCACGGCGTTTTTTACCGATACCATTTGGCGCCGGACCGATGAGCTTTACAATTTCAAGAAATTGAACCCTGATGTGAATGTGTTGATGACCGTTGACGAATCAACCTACGAAGGTGGTGAGAATGGTGATTACCACCCTATGAGCTGGTACCATGACTATGATGGGGGGCGGGCCTTTTACACCGCGGGCGGCCACACCGATGAAAGCTTTTCCGAAGAATTGTTTTTGAAGCACCTTTTAGGTGGAATTCAATATGCCATCGGCGAGAATTTAGAGCTCGATTATGACAAGGCAACGACCCAGATACCGCCCGATGCCGATAGATTTTCCAAAGAAGTACTGGTTCAGGGTGAATTCTTCGAACCTATTGAAATGGCCGTTTTGCCCAATAACGATGTGCTCATAGCGCAACGTAGGGGCGAGATTCTTCTTTACTCTGACAAAACCAAAGAATTGGCACAAGTGGCCTATCTCGATGTGTACCATAAAGCCTTGAACGCTCCAGGGGTGAATGTCGAAGAAGGTTTGATGGGGCTTCAAAAAGATCCTGATTATGCGAACAATCATTGGATCTATGCCTATTACGCACCCACTGGCGATCAATGGGTGAACCGACTGTCGCGGTTTAAATTTAGGGATGGGGAATTTGACCTTGATTCAGAACAGGTAATTCTAGAGGTTGAAAGCCAGCGCGAAATCTGTTGCCATACAGCTGGGTCAATCGCTTTTGGAGGTGATGGATTGCTGTATGTTTCCACAGGTGACAACTCGACACCATTCGACGAGCCCAATGCCCAATATGTCAATAAGGGCTATGCGCCCTTGAACGATCTACCGGGCAAAGAGCAATACGATGCACGCCGTTCTTCGGGCAACACCAACGATTTGCGCGGAAAAATTTTGCGCATCAAGGTAAATGAAGATGGCAGTTATGATATCCCCAAGGGAAATCTATTCCCCGTAGGAACCGAAAATGCGCGACCAGAAATCTATACCATGGGGCACCGTAATCCGTACCGCATATCGGTAGACCCCAAAAATGGATACCTCTATTGGGGTGATGTGGGCCCAGATGCCCAAGAAGACAACCCCGATAGGGGCCCACGGGGCTATGATGAGGTAGGCCAGGCAAGAGCCGCGGGCAATTTTGGGTGGCCGCTTTTTGTGGGCGACAATAGGGCCTATGTAGACTACGATTATGCGACGGGTGAAAGTGGCGATGCCTTCGACACAGCGAAACCGATAAACGACAGTAGAAACAATACCGGACTTCAAGAATTGCCGCCAGCGCAGCCAGCCATGGTGTATTACCCATATGCCCCGACCCAAGATTTTCCGCAGGTGGGCACAGGTGGCAGAAATGCCATGGCCGGGCCAGTGTATTATTCCGACCTGTATGCCAGTGGAGGGCTTCCCGACTATTATGATGGTAAACCATTGATTTATGAATGGATTCGGGGATGGATGATGGCCGTTACCCTTTTCGATGATGGCACCTTTAACAAAATGGAACCTTTTGCCCCTGAGGTAAGGGTGCAGAACCTAATAGATATGGAAATGAGCGATGATGGCCGCGTCTATCTGTTGGAATATGGGAGTGGATGGTTTACCCCGAATGAGGATTCTGGTTTGTCGTACATCGTTTACAATGGTGGAAACCGACCACCGCTCATCGATAGTTTTAGTGTCGACAAGACCTCAGGAAAGTTGCCACTTGAGGTGGTTGCCACGATAGAGGCACATGACCGCGAAGGCGATGAGATCAGTTACGTTTGGAATTTTGGAAATGGCGAAACCTACGAAACTAACGAAAACAAAGTACGGCATACCTATTCAGAACCTGGTGAATACAAGATAACCGTTGAGGTAAAGGATGGTAAAGGCGGTTCTTTGAGCAGTGACCAACTGCGTGTCACCGCGGGTAATTCAAGACCTTTGGTCTCGATTGATTTAAAGGGCGGAAATTCTTCGTTCTTCATGGCAGGAGTTCCCGTTGAGTATGAAGTATCAGTGGCCGACCCTGACCGTTCTGAAGACATTGATTTTGACAATATTTTTGTGTCGGTCGATTATTTGGAGGGAATGGACCAAGTGAACATGTCGTTGGGCCATCAACAGGTTTCGGCAGCTGTAATGGGCAGGGCCCTTACCCAGTCTATGGACTGTAAGACTTGTCATAAAGAAAGGGAAGCTTCGGTCGGCCCAAACTATTTTGATGTTGCCACCAAGTACAAAGATCGCGAAGATGCGCTTGCCTATCTACAAAAGAAAATCACCGAGGGCGGTTCAGGTGTATGGGGCGAAGTGATGATGCCCGCGCACCCAACCATTACCCAAGATGAATCTAGACAGATAGCTTTGTACATAAAATCATTGGCGGGAGACGTTTCTGATGAAAAGTCAATGCCCCCCTCAGGTAGATTTGTGCCCAACCCGACAGAGGGGACCAATGTCATGGTCTTGACCGCCAGTTATACAGATAAGGGCGTGGGCAATGCGCCGCCCTTGACGGGAGTCGCATCGGCATATTTGCAAAGCAGTACGATCACTTTTTCAAAAGACACCAAGAATGAAGGTTTTACTCACGTTAAGTTTGGGGGAATGGACCTTTTGACCATACCTGAAAATGAAGGTTGGTTTGCACTTGATGACATTGATTTGACCGGTGTCAAAAATGTGGAGTTGACAGTACGTTGGCAAGCACCACCGACTGTTGGGCTTCAATTTGAGGTCAGAAAAGATGCCGTAGATGGTCAGCTATTGGGCGTAGGAACCATGCCAGCACCCTTACCGGGGCAGCCTTCAGGATCGTTGGCTGTTCAATTGAACAAAACACTGAATGAAAAAGTGGAGGCCCTATATTTTGTGCATAAACCAATCGAGGGCCAGGACAGGGGAGGTGTACCTATTGCTTTGATGAATGTACATTTCAACTAG
- a CDS encoding YdeI/OmpD-associated family protein, whose amino-acid sequence MDEKKEHYFKNDTEWRTWLHENHAASSGIYLILYKVDHKNESMRWEEAVRVALCYGWIDSTVKSLGNGKRRQYFCPRKPKSVWSKVNKDHIKELTAAGLMHESGFEAIEVAKQNGSWSALDDVENGVVPEDLQNAFDKNPKAWNNFQSFTRGQRKSYLYWLNHAKREETRHKRIQEIVTLCAQGIKSRNTR is encoded by the coding sequence ATGGACGAAAAGAAAGAGCATTACTTTAAAAACGATACCGAATGGCGCACATGGTTACATGAGAACCATGCTGCCTCGAGCGGAATCTATTTGATCCTCTATAAAGTCGATCACAAAAATGAAAGCATGCGCTGGGAAGAGGCCGTTCGCGTGGCCCTTTGCTACGGATGGATAGACAGTACGGTCAAAAGCTTGGGCAATGGCAAACGCCGTCAGTATTTCTGCCCCCGGAAACCCAAAAGTGTCTGGAGCAAGGTCAACAAAGACCATATAAAAGAGCTTACAGCGGCCGGTCTCATGCACGAAAGTGGATTTGAAGCCATTGAAGTCGCCAAGCAAAATGGCTCTTGGTCGGCTCTGGACGATGTTGAAAACGGTGTGGTGCCAGAAGATTTGCAAAACGCCTTTGACAAGAACCCAAAAGCTTGGAACAACTTTCAAAGCTTCACACGTGGCCAACGGAAGAGCTATCTATATTGGTTGAACCATGCCAAACGTGAAGAAACAAGACATAAGCGAATTCAAGAAATCGTTACCTTGTGTGCACAAGGGATTAAATCACGAAATACACGATAA
- a CDS encoding SRPBCC domain-containing protein, translated as MKTLHFETRINAPVKKVYDVMLNEETFKQWTAEFSPTSRYKGNWTKGSKIVFLSDDEKGNVCGMISRIKENLPNEFVSIEHYGSLEDGKEITEGEKVEAFAGMLEEYTYLPTENGTLLKVAMDTTTEWEAYFNQTWPKALKRLKSICEGS; from the coding sequence ATGAAAACGTTGCATTTTGAAACCCGTATCAATGCCCCGGTCAAAAAGGTCTATGATGTGATGCTCAATGAAGAGACCTTTAAACAATGGACCGCCGAATTCAGTCCAACTTCGCGATATAAGGGCAACTGGACCAAAGGCTCCAAAATCGTGTTTCTATCAGATGATGAAAAGGGCAATGTCTGTGGCATGATAAGCCGGATCAAGGAAAACCTGCCCAATGAGTTCGTGAGTATCGAGCATTATGGCTCCCTTGAAGATGGCAAGGAAATCACGGAAGGAGAGAAAGTCGAGGCCTTTGCAGGAATGTTGGAAGAGTACACCTATCTACCCACTGAAAATGGCACTTTGCTCAAAGTGGCTATGGATACGACCACAGAATGGGAGGCCTATTTTAACCAAACTTGGCCAAAAGCCCTGAAAAGATTGAAATCAATTTGTGAGGGTTCTTAG
- a CDS encoding MFS transporter: MPNYNDPTKKTRAPWYYLLLLILAGEAVFILPFVLPRVFRPTVLDVFEMSNLDYNLGVAVYGIIAMVSYPFGGPLADKFAPRKLIAVALWLTALGGLWYARYPSLDTLKILYGYWGFTTIFLFWAPMIKATRVWGGDTSQGKAFGFLDGGRGLTGALFGLLGVFIFSAFLSDGIQEAALAQRQEAFTYVIYISAIIISVIGVLVWLFMKSGIDETKILVDRITIKELRQVLKLPSVWLLMVIILCSYVGYKITDIISQYANEVMLYDQVKSAQVGTFLQFLRPITGVLVGLLVDRFRITFWLLLSLLFCVIGGILFASGIIAPATTSLFFMSVVIVAIGVYAARALYFGVMRVGKIPLTLTGTAVGLISLIGYTPDIFAGPAYGYFLDTYPGELGHQYVFWMLSAFALIGGIASLVYHRKYGRSELS, translated from the coding sequence ATGCCCAATTACAACGACCCAACAAAAAAAACACGCGCCCCTTGGTACTATTTGCTGCTGTTGATCTTGGCCGGTGAGGCGGTGTTCATTCTTCCATTTGTTTTGCCCAGGGTGTTCAGGCCGACTGTTTTGGATGTTTTCGAAATGTCTAATTTAGATTACAATTTGGGCGTTGCCGTTTATGGTATCATCGCCATGGTTTCCTATCCGTTCGGAGGTCCGTTGGCCGATAAATTTGCACCTAGAAAACTTATAGCCGTAGCCTTATGGCTGACTGCCTTGGGTGGTTTATGGTATGCCCGTTATCCTAGTTTGGATACATTAAAAATTCTGTATGGCTATTGGGGCTTCACTACGATTTTTCTCTTCTGGGCGCCAATGATCAAAGCGACCCGGGTCTGGGGAGGCGATACTTCGCAAGGTAAGGCCTTTGGCTTTTTGGATGGGGGCCGTGGATTGACCGGAGCCCTGTTTGGATTATTGGGTGTTTTTATTTTCTCTGCCTTTTTATCTGATGGAATTCAAGAAGCAGCACTTGCACAGCGGCAAGAGGCCTTTACCTATGTCATCTACATATCTGCCATTATCATCAGTGTCATCGGTGTTTTGGTTTGGTTGTTTATGAAGTCAGGAATCGATGAAACCAAAATATTGGTTGATAGAATAACTATTAAAGAGCTGAGACAAGTGCTAAAGTTACCGTCAGTTTGGCTATTGATGGTAATCATTCTTTGCTCTTATGTGGGCTATAAGATAACCGATATTATTTCTCAGTATGCCAACGAGGTAATGTTGTATGATCAGGTAAAATCGGCCCAAGTGGGTACTTTTCTTCAGTTTCTGAGACCTATTACAGGAGTTTTGGTCGGTTTGTTGGTGGATAGGTTTCGCATAACCTTTTGGCTCTTGCTAAGTTTATTGTTTTGTGTAATAGGGGGAATTTTGTTTGCCTCTGGAATTATTGCACCAGCTACAACATCATTATTTTTCATGTCTGTTGTAATCGTTGCCATTGGGGTGTATGCGGCAAGGGCATTGTACTTTGGCGTAATGAGGGTCGGAAAAATTCCATTGACATTGACCGGTACGGCTGTTGGCTTGATTTCATTGATAGGTTATACACCAGATATTTTTGCAGGTCCGGCCTACGGGTATTTTTTGGACACCTATCCGGGAGAACTAGGACACCAATACGTTTTTTGGATGTTAAGTGCTTTTGCACTTATTGGCGGAATAGCTTCTTTAGTATACCATAGAAAGTATGGCAGGTCTGAGCTCAGCTAA
- a CDS encoding amidohydrolase family protein — MKNTIYLIIALLLTACNQAQEKISKTAILISDVNVIDVKTGQLYQNRQVVIDSGKIKSIAEIVESPDAYPQKIDGSGKFLMPGLAEMHAHIPSPPTSKERIEDVLFLYLSNGITTIRGMLGHPLHLNLREKAENGEILSPRIFTSSPSLNGNSVTSRQEAIDKVSAYQKDGYDFLKIHPGIQLEVFDQLVETANDVGIEFAGHVPVDVGIRHALKSRYVSIDHVDGFLEGLVPESANVNPSENGFFGYNFTPLADTGKIDGLVQMAKENKVWIVPTQSLFTKWFAPTDVDSLLSLPEMKYMPKETLANWRRVKEQFMADPAFDKDQWKRFDAIRRQLIKKLSDNGHGMLLGSDAPQLFNVPGFSIHHEMQDMADAGMTNLEIIQSGTINPAIYFKMEDTFGQVKEGLEADLVLLEENPLENLNALKKVSGVIRQGKWHAKEEIDKRLTKIAEQENN; from the coding sequence ATGAAAAATACCATATACCTTATAATTGCCCTTTTGCTCACTGCCTGCAACCAAGCCCAAGAAAAAATCAGCAAGACGGCCATTCTTATTTCTGATGTAAATGTAATCGACGTAAAAACCGGGCAACTGTATCAAAATCGACAGGTGGTTATCGATTCGGGAAAAATCAAGTCTATCGCGGAAATTGTAGAAAGTCCAGATGCCTATCCCCAAAAAATAGATGGTTCTGGAAAATTTCTTATGCCCGGACTGGCCGAGATGCACGCACATATTCCTTCACCCCCTACTTCAAAAGAACGTATTGAAGATGTGCTATTTCTCTACCTCTCAAATGGTATTACGACCATTCGCGGCATGCTGGGGCACCCCTTGCATTTAAACCTTCGCGAAAAAGCCGAGAATGGTGAAATTCTAAGTCCGCGCATTTTTACCTCTAGCCCCTCTTTGAACGGCAACTCCGTAACTTCTAGGCAAGAAGCTATCGATAAGGTCTCGGCCTATCAAAAAGATGGCTATGATTTTTTAAAGATACACCCCGGCATTCAATTGGAGGTCTTTGACCAATTAGTGGAAACAGCAAATGATGTAGGCATTGAATTTGCCGGTCATGTACCTGTTGACGTGGGCATTCGGCATGCATTGAAAAGCCGGTATGTCTCCATTGACCATGTCGATGGTTTTTTGGAGGGGTTGGTACCCGAGTCGGCCAATGTAAACCCCAGCGAAAATGGCTTTTTCGGCTACAACTTTACCCCACTTGCCGATACTGGCAAAATTGATGGATTGGTACAAATGGCCAAAGAAAACAAGGTGTGGATCGTACCCACCCAAAGCCTTTTCACCAAGTGGTTTGCCCCTACCGATGTCGATTCACTTTTGTCGTTGCCCGAAATGAAATATATGCCGAAAGAGACCTTGGCCAACTGGAGACGCGTCAAAGAACAGTTTATGGCCGACCCGGCATTTGACAAAGACCAATGGAAACGATTTGATGCCATCCGTAGGCAACTTATCAAAAAACTGAGTGACAATGGCCATGGCATGCTATTGGGTTCTGATGCCCCACAGCTGTTCAATGTGCCCGGCTTTTCCATACACCATGAAATGCAGGATATGGCCGATGCGGGAATGACCAATTTGGAAATCATTCAATCAGGCACCATAAACCCGGCCATTTATTTCAAAATGGAAGATACCTTTGGGCAAGTGAAGGAAGGCTTGGAAGCTGACCTGGTTTTGTTGGAGGAAAATCCCCTTGAAAATCTAAACGCACTTAAAAAAGTATCGGGTGTCATACGTCAGGGCAAATGGCATGCTAAAGAAGAAATCGACAAACGGCTGACAAAAATTGCCGAACAAGAGAACAATTGA